Proteins from a genomic interval of Microbacterium abyssi:
- a CDS encoding LuxR C-terminal-related transcriptional regulator, producing MVSAVSVTASPTSSTLLERPRLMDALATPAPFVALVGPIGSGASTLLRQWAIHQTNVTWASADAIPDAAGAVLIIDDADGVDTEGWERIRSLRRTRPQLLVRVAVRSRSAVPAEEEAEFVHGLSFTVDETSEYLSNLSSQLDSRTVHLATGGSPAAVRAVAQLKTTRAEIVAGALAGLGPGALDRQHVGLAIPEVLTHELVRELGGPTDFIDEAERAGMGQWTVDAGHPLFVLTAPVRAATAKAHPTDDPEAVRNRAAEVLIAQGAWYGALVEGAAAGSLAVVDAALRGGGMPLLRMHGATIAAVLRGIHLWELRRWPVIAMAQALIYNARREHRVRAIELMGIALIGARSAPAGSAERGLLRLIESVLQRLLGVGDGGVKAAQAASRILRELPADEYHAIHGLLGDLHTHAAISLMAGGVRDDALAEFERGLATADRPGLDLLSYGGLAAINALAGDLVTAQNWVDTALKRPWPDAVLNEYAGCLLRIAQAKIAVERNDLDGAEEAIDSVWHIIDTVEYWPLLAHMRALIDICRGRAGGGLERFRALRRSRGSRLSRWYTRLLDLTESSLALAAGDHEAARAFAPRGGDAALVTIGVAHVAVFDGQYERALRMLGSIAAESPEERTSLAVLEAVVLRRLGRSGDAAVAARRACTVADAYGLKTPFLLLTAEDRELFDVAVPWGPPAGGAPGMAPKLTERERVILHELVESTNVNDIAERLHVSANTVKSQRRTLYRKLGATSRDEALAAAIAHGLLAPTATG from the coding sequence ATGGTTTCAGCGGTATCGGTGACGGCGTCGCCGACGTCGTCGACGCTGCTGGAGCGCCCCCGGCTCATGGACGCCCTCGCGACTCCCGCCCCCTTCGTCGCCCTCGTCGGGCCCATCGGCTCGGGAGCCTCCACGCTGCTGCGGCAATGGGCGATCCACCAGACGAACGTGACCTGGGCCTCCGCCGACGCGATCCCAGACGCCGCGGGTGCCGTGCTCATCATCGACGACGCGGACGGGGTGGATACAGAGGGGTGGGAACGCATCCGTTCGTTGCGCCGCACGCGTCCGCAGCTTCTCGTCCGCGTCGCTGTGCGCAGTCGCAGCGCAGTGCCGGCGGAGGAGGAAGCAGAGTTCGTCCACGGACTGTCCTTCACCGTCGATGAGACGAGCGAGTACCTCTCGAACCTCTCATCGCAGCTCGACTCGCGCACCGTGCACCTCGCGACCGGTGGGTCGCCCGCAGCCGTGCGAGCCGTCGCTCAGCTGAAGACGACCAGGGCGGAGATCGTCGCCGGGGCGCTCGCCGGTCTCGGACCCGGAGCTCTGGACCGTCAGCACGTCGGTCTCGCGATTCCCGAGGTGCTTACTCATGAGCTCGTTCGCGAGCTCGGTGGACCGACGGATTTCATCGATGAGGCCGAACGGGCGGGCATGGGGCAGTGGACAGTGGATGCCGGGCACCCGCTGTTCGTGCTCACAGCGCCCGTGCGGGCGGCGACTGCGAAGGCGCACCCGACCGATGATCCGGAGGCGGTGCGAAACCGGGCCGCAGAGGTTCTGATCGCGCAGGGCGCCTGGTACGGCGCACTCGTCGAGGGTGCGGCCGCTGGGTCGCTCGCCGTCGTGGACGCCGCGCTACGAGGCGGGGGCATGCCGCTGCTGCGGATGCATGGCGCGACGATTGCGGCGGTGCTGCGCGGCATCCATTTGTGGGAGCTGCGGCGCTGGCCGGTCATCGCGATGGCCCAGGCGCTCATCTACAACGCTCGACGAGAGCACAGGGTGCGTGCGATCGAGCTGATGGGCATCGCGCTCATCGGAGCCCGCAGCGCACCAGCTGGATCAGCGGAACGCGGGTTGCTCCGTCTGATCGAATCGGTGCTGCAGCGACTTCTCGGAGTCGGCGACGGCGGTGTGAAGGCTGCGCAGGCGGCATCGCGGATCCTCCGCGAACTGCCTGCCGATGAGTACCACGCCATTCACGGGCTGCTCGGCGACCTGCACACGCACGCCGCAATCAGCCTCATGGCCGGCGGAGTGCGGGACGACGCCCTCGCGGAGTTCGAGCGGGGGCTGGCGACCGCAGACCGCCCTGGTCTGGACCTGCTCTCGTATGGCGGCCTCGCGGCCATCAATGCCCTCGCCGGAGACCTCGTCACCGCCCAGAACTGGGTCGACACGGCGTTGAAGCGTCCCTGGCCGGATGCCGTCTTGAACGAGTATGCCGGATGTCTGCTGCGCATAGCGCAGGCCAAGATCGCCGTCGAGCGGAACGACCTCGACGGCGCCGAAGAGGCGATCGACAGTGTGTGGCACATCATCGACACCGTCGAGTACTGGCCACTGCTCGCACATATGCGCGCTCTGATCGACATCTGCCGCGGACGCGCCGGCGGCGGACTCGAGCGATTCCGTGCGCTGCGCCGCAGCCGCGGGTCGAGACTGTCGCGGTGGTATACCCGTCTGCTCGACCTCACAGAATCGTCTCTCGCGCTGGCGGCCGGCGACCACGAGGCGGCCCGCGCGTTCGCGCCGCGAGGTGGCGATGCCGCCCTCGTGACCATCGGCGTCGCACACGTGGCCGTTTTCGACGGCCAGTACGAGAGGGCATTGCGGATGCTGGGAAGCATCGCCGCCGAGAGCCCCGAGGAACGGACGAGTCTCGCCGTGCTCGAGGCGGTCGTGCTGCGTCGACTCGGGCGCTCCGGGGACGCCGCTGTTGCCGCGCGTCGAGCCTGCACGGTTGCAGACGCCTACGGATTGAAGACGCCGTTTCTCCTTCTGACAGCCGAGGATCGCGAACTGTTCGACGTCGCCGTGCCGTGGGGCCCGCCGGCCGGGGGCGCTCCTGGCATGGCTCCCAAACTCACCGAACGTGAGCGTGTGATACTCCACGAGCTCGTCGAGAGTACGAACGTGAACGACATCGCCGAGCGCCTGCATGTCTCGGCGAACACCGTGAAGTCGCAGCGTCGGACGCTGTATCGCAAGCTTGGTGCGACGTCGCGGGATGAGGCCCTCGCGGCCGCGATCGCGCACGGGCTCTTAGCTCCGACGGCGACCGGCTGA